One Bombus vancouverensis nearcticus chromosome 7, iyBomVanc1_principal, whole genome shotgun sequence DNA window includes the following coding sequences:
- the Nxt1 gene encoding NTF2-related export protein 1, translated as MEQDLKTKIDQACRTAEEFTKLYYESLDKRRYLISRLYLDTATLIWNGNGIEGKDNIQKFWTDLPPSDHSVFTLDAQPITGPEVADQLTFLVKVGGQVKYDDKTSKPFNQSFLIAAMGDKWKIVSDCFRVQEAIENVN; from the exons ATGGAACAG gaTTTGAAGACGAAAATCGATCAGGCTTGTCGAACAGCCGAAGAATTTACAAAACTTTATTATGAAAGTTTAGATAAACGCAGATAT CTTATATCAAGGTTATATTTGGATACTGCGACTTTAATATGGAATGGGAATGGTATTGAAGGCAAAGATAACATACAGAAATTTTGGACAGATTTGCCACCTTCAGATCATTCTGTTTTTACTTTAGATGCTCAACCAATAACGG GTCCTGAGGTGGCAGATCAATTAACATTTCTTGTAAAAGTTGGAGGGCAAGTAAAGTATGATGATAAAACGTCGAAACCATTTAACCAAAGCTTCTTAATTGCAGCTATGGGAGATAAGTGGAAAATTGTAAGCGATTGTTTCCGAGTACAAGAAGCAATAGAAAatgtaaattga